One genomic segment of Acaryochloris marina S15 includes these proteins:
- a CDS encoding sigma-70 family RNA polymerase sigma factor, giving the protein MTATIANSASDGIFLPEYLAQFLGRFPIPDPEQELELIQKAKRGHENSLSCLMLGHIRLVSKLANRYAPTLEDGQDLLQEGMMGIRRAVEKFDPTKGYKFSTYARGWIRGYIRRFCYKNRPKQLRLPEKKQIHLDKVYEFQNQFPDASLEEIAQKTNLKLEYIEDLLYWGRSFQEITDWYEFTIDDASFYADDDEFFDFEIEPETKTNLVLIQAPPLFIPPKYQIPVHLLKQWFRVGMAQFVNAAKGQVKAARLGLSQSFSSYSQPTSPEVDQERVNLSTWPASLSISYQNNIQHFSSSQHLSQTPPATEFLPAKAVNLVKGAIAHAQKSLLVLRGCRSDGPADRPRYQSPSADQRCRGLGEPGTTRGRHLGFCQAVTEFIHRPLATISQSIRGFPSRAGPDSSQQPQRGAVFDNNPPPQQTNLPRTTTMYKTIAAMIAAWLGLLISPATAETIKIAPGHGHLIDLTSSGCRVSKAYMGTRGIFDLSLDLPQPQTQKIYLTWKPNAQVKSTNLILDLVGCNRSSMELTLNRSDSAPRTAITRIGAPTPIAHTPEQSRVLTGRQGQPPVRTRFPQTVASGQPLTLKPRTKAPPRPKTVKRPPVRRVRLTPKAKPVPVAKNNVSDSSITPATLLKGLNVARASGNQTYRYRSEMHWRVNGMIRQMRWGKSPEDAAKLANVSPDQLQTLIDYAQQ; this is encoded by the coding sequence ATGACCGCTACGATTGCTAATTCTGCTTCAGACGGTATCTTTTTACCCGAATACCTTGCTCAGTTCTTGGGCCGTTTCCCCATCCCCGATCCAGAGCAAGAGTTGGAGCTGATCCAAAAAGCTAAACGAGGACATGAAAACTCTCTGTCATGCCTGATGCTGGGGCATATTCGTTTAGTGTCCAAACTTGCCAATCGATATGCCCCGACCCTTGAGGACGGCCAAGACCTCTTGCAAGAAGGGATGATGGGCATTCGTCGTGCAGTTGAGAAATTTGACCCTACCAAAGGATATAAATTCTCTACCTATGCGCGGGGCTGGATTCGCGGATATATCCGTAGATTTTGCTATAAAAACAGACCCAAGCAACTGAGATTACCTGAGAAGAAACAGATTCATCTAGATAAGGTATATGAATTCCAAAATCAGTTTCCTGATGCCAGCCTGGAAGAGATTGCCCAAAAAACCAATCTAAAGCTGGAATATATCGAAGATTTACTCTATTGGGGCCGTTCATTCCAAGAAATCACAGACTGGTATGAGTTTACGATTGATGATGCGTCTTTTTATGCAGATGACGATGAGTTCTTTGATTTCGAGATTGAACCTGAGACAAAGACAAATCTCGTCCTAATCCAAGCACCTCCACTTTTTATCCCACCGAAATATCAAATCCCTGTCCATCTCCTCAAGCAGTGGTTCCGGGTTGGCATGGCGCAGTTCGTAAATGCAGCCAAAGGCCAAGTGAAAGCCGCTCGACTGGGATTATCTCAAAGTTTCAGCAGTTACTCTCAACCAACCTCACCAGAAGTAGACCAAGAGCGAGTAAACCTCAGCACTTGGCCTGCTTCTCTTTCTATTTCTTATCAAAACAACATTCAGCATTTTTCATCTTCCCAGCATCTTTCCCAAACTCCCCCCGCTACAGAGTTTCTTCCTGCCAAAGCCGTCAACTTAGTCAAAGGAGCTATTGCCCATGCTCAGAAATCTCTTTTGGTTCTTCGTGGGTGTCGCAGTGACGGGCCTGCTGATCGACCGAGGTATCAATCTCCCTCAGCGGATCAGCGATGCCGTGGACTGGGAGAGCCTGGAACGACTAGGGGAAGACATCTGGGATTCTGCCAAGCAGTAACCGAGTTTATCCACAGACCATTAGCAACGATATCTCAAAGCATTCGAGGATTTCCATCACGGGCTGGCCCTGACTCCAGCCAACAACCACAACGAGGGGCTGTCTTTGATAACAATCCCCCTCCCCAGCAGACAAACTTGCCAAGGACAACCACTATGTACAAGACTATTGCCGCCATGATCGCGGCCTGGTTGGGGCTGCTCATCTCCCCAGCTACAGCGGAAACCATCAAGATAGCGCCGGGTCATGGTCACTTAATTGACCTCACCTCCAGCGGGTGCCGAGTCTCTAAAGCCTATATGGGCACGAGGGGCATCTTTGACCTGAGCTTGGATCTGCCCCAACCCCAGACCCAGAAGATTTACCTAACCTGGAAACCCAACGCCCAGGTGAAATCGACCAACTTGATTCTAGATTTAGTGGGCTGCAATCGCTCCTCAATGGAGTTAACCCTCAATCGGTCTGACAGTGCCCCCAGGACTGCCATCACTCGGATTGGAGCGCCCACCCCCATTGCTCACACCCCTGAGCAATCGCGAGTTCTCACAGGTCGCCAGGGTCAGCCCCCTGTGAGAACTCGCTTCCCTCAAACCGTGGCATCAGGCCAACCTTTGACCTTGAAGCCTAGAACCAAAGCCCCACCTAGACCCAAAACGGTTAAACGTCCTCCTGTGCGGCGAGTTCGTCTCACCCCGAAGGCAAAGCCCGTTCCCGTGGCTAAAAACAATGTGTCCGATAGTAGCATCACCCCAGCGACTCTTTTGAAGGGGCTAAACGTCGCTAGAGCGTCAGGCAACCAGACATATCGCTATCGCTCAGAAATGCACTGGCGAGTCAACGGCATGATTCGCCAGATGCGTTGGGGGAAGTCTCCTGAAGACGCAGCAAAGCTAGCCAACGTATCCCCTGACCAGCTCCAGACCTTGATTGATTACGCCCAGCAATAA